ACCCCGACGTGTTCGCCATCCGCCGCCACCCGACGCCGGACCGCGCCGACGAGTGCGCCTTCCTGCACCCCGTCGTCCGGGTCTGGCGGCGCGGCGAGCAGGTAGCCGAGCGGCACCTGCTGGAGGACCTCCAGGCCCGCTGGCAGGACCCGGTACGCCACGCCGCCCCGCTGCGCGCCTTCCTGGCCGAGCACCTGCCCGCCGCCTGAACCCGCGTGGCCGTGACCTGCTTGAGGTCAGCGATCGAGGATCGCGTTCGCGCCGCTCAGGAGCTCGGCGCGGAGATCGTCCACCGGCACGTCCGCGAGCTGGCTGACGGGGTCGGTGGCCGCGGCGAACGCCTGGGCCGCGCGTACGCGCCGGCGCCAGTCGGGATCGGGCCCGGTGAGCAGGTCGATGGCCCGGTTGACGATGCGCACCATCCTGGACATGACCTCGGTCGTCTCGTCGCTGTAGACCGAGGCGTCGCGCAGGAGCAGGGCCATGGTCTCGCGGTGGGCCAGCATGACGTCGAGACAGCCGCCGAGCACGTGCTGCCTGATCTCCGCCTGCGTGGCGCGGGCCGCCGCGCCGTCGACCACCGACTCGAGCTGCTCGATGGGCGGGCCCACCAGGCTGGCCAGGATCTCGCTCTTGCTGCGGAAATGGTGATACAGGGAGGGCTTGGTGATGCCGACTCGCTCGGCGATGTCGCGCATCGAGGCGGCCCGGTAGGTCTGCGTGGTGAACAGCTCCCGCGCTGTCTCGATGATGCGGCTTCGCGTGTCGCCCGGCTCCGTACGCAGCAACGGCTGTCCTTCGTCCTCGGTGCTCAACTGGTCACAGCCTATCCGCGTCGCCGCCCTCGCTAGGCGATCCGCGAGCCCGCTCCGACGGCGTGGTCAGAGCCTGCCTTCGTACAGTGCCTCGATCAGGCCGCGGACCCGGAAGTCGCCGCCTTCGAGCAGCTCGGAGCCGCGGTTGGGGACGTAGGCGAAGGCCAGGCCGCGTGCGGGGTCGGCGAAGGCGAAGGAGCCGCTGGCCCCGCTGTGCCCGAACAGCCCGGTGACGTGCTCCGGCGCCGGCCACATCGGGCCGCCGGGCAGCGCGAACCCGAGCCCCCACGACGTCCGCACCCGCAGGATCTCGTCGATGCCGTCGCCGTGGGGCCGGCGCACCTCGTCCAGGAGCGGAGGGCTGAGCAGCCGGACGCCGTCGACCTCGCCGATCAGCGCGGCGTAGTAGCGCGCCAGCGCCGGGGCGGAGGCGACGCCGTCCATGGACGGGCTCTGCACCTGGTACGTCCTCGGATCGTTGGTGGCGTCCCAGCCGATGGCGACGCTGCCGAACATCGAGCGGTACGTCAGCGTGGCCGGATCGTGCAGCGCCGCCACCAGGCCGGCCAGCTCGGGCACCGCCATGCCCAGCCTGAGATCCTCGGCGCCGGGCACCACCATGGTGGCCATCCTGGGCAGCTCGGCGTCGGGCACGCGGAGGTAGCAGTCGAGGCCGCCGAGCGGCTCGGCGATGTGGCGGGCGAAGAACTCGCTCAGGCTCGTCCCCGACACCCGCCGGACGATCTCCCCGGTCAGGTGGCCGAACGTCACGCCGTGGTAGCCGTGGGCGGTGCCGGGCGGCCACTCGGGTGCCGCGGCGGCCAGGGTGTCGGTGATCGGCGTCCAGTCCCTGAGGTCCTCCCAGGTGACGGGCCTGGCCTCCATCGACGGCAGCCCCGCGCGGTGGCTGAGCAGCACCCGTACGGTGATCTCGCCCTTGCCGTTCCGCGCGAACTCCGGCCAGTAGCGGGCCACGGGCGCGTCCAGGTCCACCTGGCCCCGCTCGACCAGCAGCAGGAGCGCTCCCGCCGCGAAGGTCTTCGTGGTCGAGGCCAGCGGCGCGATCGTGTCGTGCTCCCACC
The nucleotide sequence above comes from Nonomuraea gerenzanensis. Encoded proteins:
- a CDS encoding serine hydrolase domain-containing protein, which gives rise to MDVTEINGTVAGGFEAVREVFRRNFAQGAEVGAGLAVYQHGEPVVDLWGGDADPGTRRRWEHDTIAPLASTTKTFAAGALLLLVERGQVDLDAPVARYWPEFARNGKGEITVRVLLSHRAGLPSMEARPVTWEDLRDWTPITDTLAAAAPEWPPGTAHGYHGVTFGHLTGEIVRRVSGTSLSEFFARHIAEPLGGLDCYLRVPDAELPRMATMVVPGAEDLRLGMAVPELAGLVAALHDPATLTYRSMFGSVAIGWDATNDPRTYQVQSPSMDGVASAPALARYYAALIGEVDGVRLLSPPLLDEVRRPHGDGIDEILRVRTSWGLGFALPGGPMWPAPEHVTGLFGHSGASGSFAFADPARGLAFAYVPNRGSELLEGGDFRVRGLIEALYEGRL
- a CDS encoding TetR/AcrR family transcriptional regulator, translating into MSTEDEGQPLLRTEPGDTRSRIIETARELFTTQTYRAASMRDIAERVGITKPSLYHHFRSKSEILASLVGPPIEQLESVVDGAAARATQAEIRQHVLGGCLDVMLAHRETMALLLRDASVYSDETTEVMSRMVRIVNRAIDLLTGPDPDWRRRVRAAQAFAAATDPVSQLADVPVDDLRAELLSGANAILDR